The following proteins come from a genomic window of Musa acuminata AAA Group cultivar baxijiao chromosome BXJ1-7, Cavendish_Baxijiao_AAA, whole genome shotgun sequence:
- the LOC135678375 gene encoding myb family transcription factor PHL7-like, whose product MYQSKAVSSISPNGKNSLAHDQHLELSDNVVFSNSGRNDPGNPNLASRQRLRWTNELHDRFVDAVTQLGGPDRATPKGVLRIMGVSGLTIYHIKSHLQKYRLANYIPDSSADGAKSENKDSGDHTMRPENSSGMQMTEALRLQMEVQKRLHEQLEVQRQLQLRIEAQSKYLKKIIEEHQRLSGEPAEPPGVGIYAYSNDNCLNSDDKTDPLAPAPTSVSPVQDKAASKPLTPDSTCRVSSPLESPKHERVKRQRFPGHETTDLIPAQHILESSSGSDFQQPCSVFLAGRGQFDASSASIFNEQFGNDSGSKL is encoded by the exons ATGTATCAATCCAAAGCAGTCTCAAGTATAAGTCCAAACGGCAAGAATTCACTTGCTCATGACCAACACTTAGAACTGAGTGACAATGTTGTGTTCTCGAATAGTGGAAGGAACGATCCTGGGAATCCTAATTTGGCATCAAGACAACGTCTACGGTGGACCAATGAGCTTCATGACCGTTTTGTAGATGCTGTGACACAGCTTGGTGGACCAGATA GAGCAACTCCGAAAGGAGTTCTTAGAATCATGGGTGTATCAGGACTAACTATATACCATATAAAGAGCCACTTACAG AAATACAGGCTTGCAAATTATATCCCTGATTCATCAGCTGATG GTGCTAAGTCTGAAAATAAGGATTCTGGTGACCATACTATGAGACCTGAAAACTCCTC TGGAATGCAAATGACTGAAGCACTCAGGTTACAGATGGAGGTGCAAAAGCGGCTTCATGAACAATTAGAG GTACAAAGGCAACTGCAGCTAAGAATAGAAGCCCAAAGCAAGTATCTTAAGAAGATTATTGAGGAGCATCAGCGGCTCAGTGGGGAGCCGGCTGAACCACCTGGAGTAGGCATTTATGCCTACAGTAATGATAATTGCTTAAACTCTGATGACAAGACTGACCCTCTGGCTCCTGCGCCAACTTCAGTTTCCCCAGTTCAAGACAAAGCTGCTAGCAAGCCCCTGACTCCTGACTCCACTTGCCGTGTTTCCTCCCCTTTAGAGAGTCCAAAGCATGAGAGGGTGAAGAGGCAGCGGTTCCCAGGGCATGAAACTACAGACTTAATTCCGGCTCAGCATATCCTGGAGTCAAGTTCAGGCTCAGATTTCCAGCAGCCATGCTCAGTGTTCCTAGCTGGCAGAGGGCAATTTGATGCATCAAGCGCTTCAATCTTCAATGAACAATTTGGGAATGATTCAGGAAGCAAATTATGA